From Desulfonispora thiosulfatigenes DSM 11270, one genomic window encodes:
- a CDS encoding ECF transporter S component, producing MNTKTLVIGALLTSLALIIPLAFGGFLGVNIPPFSATLASHVPVMLAMTINPLVAFMVGAGSAFGFLIKLGPIVGARAFTHVIFAVMGAKLIQKGFSFKNVLLVTAPIHAIAEALIVIPFGFSLYDIGMVIGVGTFLHHLVDSGIALVVYGLLATSMGLNLAKQVR from the coding sequence ATGAATACAAAAACACTAGTTATCGGTGCTTTACTTACTTCACTTGCACTTATTATTCCTTTAGCCTTTGGGGGCTTTTTAGGAGTCAATATTCCTCCTTTTAGTGCTACCCTTGCTTCTCATGTACCTGTCATGTTAGCTATGACTATTAATCCTTTAGTAGCTTTTATGGTTGGAGCTGGTTCAGCATTTGGTTTTTTAATTAAATTAGGTCCTATTGTAGGAGCCAGGGCCTTTACCCATGTTATCTTTGCTGTAATGGGTGCTAAACTGATTCAAAAAGGATTTTCTTTTAAAAATGTCTTACTAGTTACTGCACCTATTCATGCTATAGCTGAAGCACTAATTGTAATTCCTTTTGGGTTTTCTTTATATGATATTGGAATGGTTATTGGAGTGGGAACCTTTCTGCATCATTTAGTTGATTCTGGTATTGCACTTGTTGTTTATGGTCTTCTAGCTACTTCAATGGGATTAAATCTAGCAAAACAAGTTAGATAG
- a CDS encoding tetratricopeptide repeat protein, with protein sequence MRYFIYYYFLTRIIGNPIISLGILIIAFILVERKFIGIIPDIFKPLKRKRKIANLKSTIKLNPANINAYRELGSLYLEDNKYQKAEENFMKTLDKMDNYAETHFLLGKAYYLQNKIDLGITELETAIDINPKIGYGEPYIYLLAEAYSSKKNENNINDYIGNLHYYGTVETLYKAGEVISKYDQKKAKEMFKKALEIYNGGPKYLKRLYRRWAILARIKG encoded by the coding sequence TTGCGTTATTTTATTTATTATTATTTTTTAACAAGAATAATAGGTAATCCAATTATTTCTTTGGGAATACTCATAATTGCATTTATACTTGTTGAACGTAAATTTATTGGAATTATACCTGATATATTCAAACCTTTAAAAAGAAAGAGAAAAATTGCAAATTTAAAATCTACTATAAAGCTTAATCCTGCAAATATTAATGCGTATAGAGAATTAGGTTCTTTATATTTAGAGGACAATAAATACCAAAAAGCAGAGGAAAACTTCATGAAAACCTTAGATAAGATGGACAATTATGCAGAAACCCATTTTTTATTAGGTAAAGCGTATTATTTACAAAATAAAATTGATTTGGGTATAACTGAGCTAGAAACAGCAATTGATATTAATCCTAAAATAGGATATGGTGAGCCTTATATTTATTTACTTGCAGAAGCCTATTCTAGTAAGAAAAATGAAAATAATATAAATGACTATATAGGGAATCTGCATTATTATGGAACAGTTGAAACCCTGTATAAAGCTGGAGAAGTGATAAGTAAATATGATCAAAAAAAGGCCAAAGAAATGTTTAAAAAAGCACTAGAAATATATAATGGAGGACCAAAGTATCTAAAAAGATTATATAGACGCTGGGCGATACTAGCAAGAATAAAAGGGTAA
- a CDS encoding FAD-dependent oxidoreductase, with translation MCEKKILIVGGVAGGATCAARLKRLSEKSHVVIFEKGEHISFANCGLPYHVGGIIRDQDNLLVSTPEEMEEKFALDIRVFNEVTSINPEKKEVEVKNLEDGSTYTEGYDYLVLSPGAEPIIPPIEGIANENVFTVRNIPDTERILDYIAKNNPKKAAVIGGGFIGIEMMENLAHIGIEVSVVDMAPQVMTFLDTDMVGQVQSEIKKHKVNLVLGDGLNKITDTGIELSSGKEIEADMIILAIGVRPDIKLAKDAGLLIGNTGAIKVDDYLQTSDPFIYAVGDAIEIKHFVDGSEAKIPLAGPANKQGRIAADNIMGRKVTYNGTQGTAIAKVFDLQVGATGLNERQLTNKGIEHKSVTIHPFSHAKYYPGASQMTLKVIFNDEGKILGAQAVGKDMVDKRIDVLATAMRFGKTVIDLQDLELVYAPPFGSAKDPVNMIGYSAQNLMEGRMSPIYIDELDDINKDDSFILDVREIYELDLGKMENATHIPLSELRESLDEIPKDKEIVVFCQIGIRGYIAEQVLRSNGYEKVKNLIGGYRSVVLNK, from the coding sequence ATGTGTGAAAAGAAAATTTTAATAGTTGGTGGTGTAGCAGGTGGTGCTACATGTGCTGCTAGATTAAAAAGACTTAGTGAAAAATCACATGTTGTAATTTTTGAAAAGGGTGAACATATTTCATTTGCCAACTGCGGTTTACCATATCATGTTGGAGGAATAATTAGAGATCAGGATAATTTATTAGTTTCTACGCCTGAAGAAATGGAAGAAAAGTTTGCTTTAGATATTAGAGTGTTCAACGAAGTAACCTCGATTAACCCAGAAAAAAAGGAAGTTGAAGTTAAAAATCTAGAGGATGGTAGTACATATACAGAAGGTTATGACTATTTAGTACTTTCTCCTGGTGCTGAGCCAATTATCCCACCTATAGAAGGAATAGCTAATGAAAATGTATTTACAGTAAGAAATATACCAGATACTGAACGTATTTTAGATTATATAGCAAAAAACAATCCTAAAAAAGCTGCTGTTATAGGTGGCGGTTTTATTGGAATTGAAATGATGGAAAACCTCGCCCATATAGGTATAGAAGTTTCTGTAGTAGATATGGCACCACAAGTTATGACGTTTTTAGATACTGATATGGTTGGACAAGTTCAATCAGAAATAAAAAAACATAAAGTTAATTTAGTTTTAGGAGATGGATTAAACAAAATAACTGATACTGGTATAGAATTAAGTAGTGGAAAAGAAATCGAAGCTGATATGATTATATTAGCGATTGGAGTAAGACCTGATATTAAGTTAGCTAAAGATGCTGGTCTTTTAATTGGTAATACTGGAGCTATTAAAGTAGATGATTATCTACAAACATCTGATCCGTTCATTTATGCTGTTGGAGATGCTATAGAGATAAAGCACTTTGTAGATGGTAGTGAAGCTAAGATACCTTTAGCTGGTCCTGCTAATAAACAAGGAAGAATAGCAGCTGATAATATTATGGGAAGAAAAGTAACTTATAATGGTACTCAAGGAACAGCGATTGCAAAAGTATTTGATTTACAAGTTGGGGCAACTGGACTTAATGAGCGTCAATTAACAAATAAAGGTATTGAACACAAATCAGTTACTATACATCCATTTTCACATGCAAAATATTACCCAGGTGCATCTCAAATGACACTTAAAGTAATATTTAATGATGAAGGAAAAATTTTAGGTGCTCAAGCTGTAGGTAAGGACATGGTAGATAAGAGAATTGATGTATTAGCTACTGCAATGAGATTTGGAAAAACTGTAATAGACTTGCAAGATCTAGAACTAGTATACGCTCCTCCTTTTGGTTCAGCAAAAGACCCAGTTAATATGATTGGTTATTCTGCTCAAAACTTAATGGAAGGTAGAATGTCACCTATTTATATTGATGAATTAGATGATATAAATAAAGACGATTCTTTTATTCTAGATGTTAGGGAAATTTATGAACTAGATTTAGGAAAAATGGAAAACGCAACTCATATTCCGTTATCAGAGCTACGTGAAAGTTTAGATGAAATTCCTAAAGATAAAGAAATAGTAGTATTTTGTCAAATCGGTATAAGAGGATACATTGCTGAGCAGGTTTTAAGGTCTAATGGATATGAAAAGGTGAAAAATTTAATTGGCGGTTATAGAAGTGTTGTATTAAATAAATAG
- a CDS encoding ArsR/SmtB family transcription factor, translated as MVNSSQYKELVRQAELLKALAHPIRLCIVKNLIRLGSCNVSTMQGGLAIPQSTVSQHLSKLKAAGVIEGERHGVEVNYKIASDSILNLIESLE; from the coding sequence GTGGTAAATTCTAGCCAATATAAAGAATTAGTAAGGCAGGCTGAATTATTAAAAGCATTAGCACATCCTATAAGGTTATGTATTGTGAAAAATTTAATACGATTGGGGTCCTGTAATGTATCTACTATGCAGGGGGGATTAGCTATTCCACAGTCGACAGTATCACAACACTTATCGAAACTAAAAGCTGCTGGCGTAATTGAAGGTGAGCGTCATGGTGTAGAAGTTAATTATAAAATAGCTAGCGATAGTATTCTTAACCTTATTGAGTCCCTTGAGTAA
- the spoVAE gene encoding stage V sporulation protein AE has translation MLENLPMAFLIGGIICVIGQLIMDLTPFIITPAHVLVGYVTTGAVISGLGLYDGLVKLAGAGATVPLSGFGHALAQGAIKGVKENGIIGAFSGGMEATSAGIVIAIILGYTIATIFDPKG, from the coding sequence ATGCTAGAAAATTTACCAATGGCTTTTTTAATTGGAGGAATTATATGTGTAATAGGGCAACTAATTATGGATTTAACGCCTTTCATTATTACCCCAGCCCATGTATTAGTAGGTTATGTTACAACAGGAGCAGTTATTAGTGGTTTAGGATTATATGACGGTTTAGTTAAACTAGCGGGTGCAGGTGCAACTGTGCCACTTTCAGGATTTGGACATGCATTAGCTCAAGGAGCAATTAAGGGTGTCAAAGAAAATGGAATTATAGGGGCATTTTCAGGAGGAATGGAAGCCACTTCTGCAGGAATTGTTATTGCCATTATACTTGGATATACAATTGCTACTATCTTTGATCCTAAAGGATAG
- the spoVAD gene encoding stage V sporulation protein AD translates to MNLNRKIGNQTINFINPVSISSFGCVVGKKEKNGPLGKWFEHTLDNNYDHEKTWEKSEQKMLQSAMEIALEKKNYIPSDLEYFLAGDLLNQIICSNFTARSFGVPYIGLYGACSTLVEGLILGSMIIDGNYGQKVGVATSSHYETAERQLRFPTELGVQRAMTAQWTVTGSGSFVLENQIDQLMITQGIFGKVIDMGISNAMNMGAAMAPAAADTIVTYFKDTGKKPEDIDLIVTGDLGNIGRVLCKDLVQEEGFDISSNFTDCGVLVFDPSQDVHAGGSGAGCSSSVLAGYLLPQLLNNKWKSMLLVGTGALLSPTSSQQGESIPGIAHGVLIEKKVIGG, encoded by the coding sequence ATGAATTTAAATAGAAAAATAGGAAATCAAACAATTAATTTTATAAATCCAGTATCTATATCATCATTTGGATGTGTTGTTGGGAAAAAGGAAAAAAACGGTCCACTTGGAAAATGGTTCGAACATACTTTAGATAATAATTATGATCATGAAAAAACCTGGGAAAAATCTGAACAAAAAATGCTTCAAAGTGCTATGGAGATAGCTCTAGAAAAAAAGAATTATATACCTAGTGATTTAGAGTATTTTTTAGCAGGGGATTTACTAAATCAAATCATCTGTTCAAACTTTACAGCTCGCTCTTTTGGTGTTCCGTATATCGGTTTATATGGTGCTTGTTCTACTTTAGTCGAAGGCTTGATATTAGGGTCAATGATTATTGATGGTAATTATGGACAAAAGGTGGGAGTGGCGACCTCAAGTCATTATGAAACCGCAGAAAGGCAATTGCGTTTTCCTACGGAGTTAGGTGTGCAAAGAGCAATGACAGCTCAGTGGACAGTTACAGGAAGTGGTTCTTTTGTTTTAGAAAACCAGATCGATCAACTAATGATAACTCAAGGAATTTTTGGCAAGGTTATAGATATGGGTATTTCAAATGCTATGAATATGGGTGCCGCAATGGCACCTGCAGCAGCCGATACTATAGTTACTTATTTTAAGGACACAGGTAAAAAACCAGAGGATATTGATTTAATTGTGACAGGAGATCTAGGTAATATAGGAAGAGTTCTCTGTAAAGATTTAGTACAAGAAGAGGGTTTTGATATTTCCTCTAACTTTACAGATTGTGGAGTATTAGTTTTTGATCCTAGTCAAGATGTACATGCTGGAGGAAGCGGAGCAGGTTGTTCTTCTTCTGTCTTAGCTGGATATTTACTACCTCAACTATTAAATAATAAGTGGAAGAGTATGTTACTAGTGGGTACAGGAGCTTTGTTAAGTCCTACAAGTAGTCAACAAGGAGAATCGATTCCTGGTATAGCCCATGGTGTTTTAATTGAAAAGAAGGTTATAGGAGGTTAA
- the spoVAC gene encoding stage V sporulation protein AC, with amino-acid sequence MQLVYKSKAKKAKPKPPIIKNALAAFLVGGIICTLGQIVLNTFTINGFTDNEAGMMTSIFLIVISALLTGLGVYDEIGKFAGAGSMVPITGFANSIVSSALEFKREGYVYGIGAKVFTIAGPVLLYGTLVSALIGLIYYIIL; translated from the coding sequence ATGCAATTGGTTTATAAGAGTAAAGCAAAAAAGGCTAAACCTAAACCACCAATAATAAAAAATGCTTTAGCAGCTTTTTTGGTTGGTGGAATAATTTGCACCTTGGGTCAAATAGTTTTAAATACTTTTACGATAAATGGATTTACAGATAATGAAGCAGGTATGATGACTTCTATTTTTTTAATTGTAATTAGCGCCTTACTTACAGGACTAGGTGTTTACGATGAAATTGGTAAGTTTGCTGGGGCAGGATCAATGGTACCCATAACTGGTTTTGCAAACTCTATAGTATCATCTGCTTTAGAATTTAAACGAGAAGGATATGTCTATGGAATAGGAGCGAAGGTATTTACTATTGCTGGTCCAGTTCTTTTATATGGTACATTAGTTTCTGCACTTATAGGCTTAATTTACTATATTATTTTATAG